GCGGACGGCAATCTAACACCCCTAGCGAATAAAAACATCGATACGGGGATGGGTTTGGAACGGATGGCGCAAATCCTGCAAAAAGTCGCCAATAACTACGAAACTGACCTAATTTTCCCGATTGTCGCTGAAGCGGCCCGGTTAGCAGCCATAGACTACCAGAAAGCGGACGAAAAAACGAAAGTTTCCCTAAAAGTCATCGGCGATCATGTGCGTTCGGTAGTACACATGATAGCGGATGGTATCTCAGCATCGAATACTGACAGAGGTTACGTCCTGCGTCGTCTGATTCGGAGAGTAGTACGACACGGGCGTTTGATCGGTATTGAAGGTCAATTTATCACCAAAGTGGCGGAAGTGGCGATCGCTCTTTCCGAGTCCGTCTATGGCAATGTTCGGGAACGAGAAACGGTTATCAAGGCAGAATTAGAGCGAGAGGAAGCGAGATTTTTAGAAACCCTAGAAAGAGGCGAGAAACTGCTCGAATCGATTCTAGAAAAAGAAAAAAGCCAGATTTCGGGAGTCGATGCCTTTACCCTTTATGATACCTATGGCTTCCCCCTGGAACTCACTCAAGAAATCGCCGAGGAGCAGGGTTTAAGCGTCGATACGGCGGGTTTCGAGCAGGAAATGAAAAAACAGCAGCAAAGATCAAAAGCCGCCCACGAAACCATAGATTTGACGGTACAGGGCAGTTTAGATAAGCTGGCGGAACATATTCACCCGACGGAATTTCTCGGTTATACGGATTTGCAAGCAAACGCAACAGTAACGGCAGTTTTGGTCACTGGTAAAACGGTGGAATCGGCCGCAGCAGGCACTGAGGTGCAGATAGTTCTCGATCAAACCCCTTTTTATGCCGAATCGGGTGGACAAATCGGTGACAAGGGTTATTTAACCGGCGATAATCTGGTTATCCGCGTTGAGGATGTGCAGAAAGAATCGGGGATTTTTATCCATTTTGGTCGGATTGAGCGGGGAATTGTCACCACCGGCGATACAATTAATGCACAGATTGACCGTTCCTGTCGTCGTCGCGCCCAAGCTAATCATACCGCCACCCATCTGCTACAATCGGCCTTGAAAAAGCTTGTGGATGGGGGGATTTCCCAAGCAGGTTCCCTCGTCAGTTTTGAGCGCCTCCGTTTTGATTTTAACTGTCCTCGTCCCCTGACTGGCGCTGAATTGCAACAGGTGGAAGAACAGATTAACACTTGGATTGCCGAAGCGCATGACACCGAGATAGCGGTGATGGGATTGGAAGAAGCGAAGCAGAAGGGAGCTATTGCCATGTTTGGCGAGAAATACGGCTCAGAAGTGCGAGTTATCGATATTCCTAGCGTTTCTATGGAATTATGCGGGGGAACTCACGTTAAAAATACCGCCGAGATCGGTTTATTTAAAATCATCTCCGAGACGGGAATCGCCGCAGGAATTCGTCGCATCGAAGCGGTGGCTGGCCCCGCCGTGTTAGCATACCTGAATGAACGGGATCAGGTAGTGCGGGACTTGTGCGATCGCTTTAAGGTCAAACCTCTGGAAATTCCCGATCGCATTACGGCCCTACAATCGGAGTTAAAGGGGACACAAAAGCAGTTAGAAGCGGTTAAACAGGAGTTAGCACTAAATAAATCGGATGCTTTGCTATCTCAAGCTGAATCTATCGGCGAATTTAAGCTATTAGTCGCTTCTTTGGGCGATATTGATGCCAATGCTTTGATGGCCGCAGCCGAAAGACTACAGCAAAAATTAGGGGAAGGGGCAGTGATTTTGGCCTCGACTCCCGCAGCTGATAAAGTGAGTTTAGTGGCCGCTTTTAGTCCCCGGGTGATTAAAGATAAGGGTTTACAAGCGGGTAAATTTATCGGTGTGATCGCTAAAATCTGCGCTGGTGGTGGTGGTGGTCGTCCCAATTTAGCTCAAGCTGGGGGACGGGATGCTAGTAAGTTAAGCGAAGCTTTAGCTAAGGCCAAAAGTCAGTTAACTAGCAGTTTACAATAGTGTTAAGGGTGGGCATTTTGTCCACCTTTAAAAATTAGTTATCCTCTCGGTGTGATTGGTAAAAATAATATGGAACTACTGATCAAGAATTTGGGATCAATTAGAAATAATAATCAAGCTATAGATTTAACTAAGAAGTTTTATACTTTTATTGGCTACAACAATAGTGGCAAAACCCTAGTTTCTCAGCTTTTATGGACAATTTTTAATGATGACAATATTAGAAAGTTTTCCGAAAATACCCAAATTGATTCTTTAGTAATTGACTCGGAAAAACCTATTAAAAAAATTACGATCAATCAAGAATTAATCGATGAGATTCTCAATAAATTTAGCCGATTTATTGAAAAAGAAGTTGTTAATACTTATAATCTTGATGCCAGTATTAAAGAAACGATTATTGGTTCCAATAAATTAATTTTTCAAGCAAATATCAAAGAATTTAAAGAGACGAAATTTAAAACAACTTTTTTGGTTCGTGTTGCAGGAAATAATGATCTGGAGTATTTACAGATTAGCAAGGGCAAAGGTAGCCTAACAATAAATATAAAAGAGAATAATATCCCTGAAAAAGTATTTGATAAAATACCCAGAGACTTTTTTGAGAGAGCTAAACCATACAAGGAATCAGTAATTATTCCGTCAATAATAAGAGTGCTTTTGTCTCATGCAGAAGATACTTTTTTTATCCCCGCTAGTCGTAGCTTTTTTCCTGTTTTCTACCAGTACATTTATGAGATAGAAAGAAATAAGAGAATTGAGTCTAACCGTCTATTTTTAGAATTAATAGAAAATATTGATGATGATAGTGACAGTCATGAAGATAAATTAAAACGTCTTCGGGAACAATTACCCAAAAGGTCTTATACAGAACCAATGAATAAAGTGATTGAGTCGCTTTATTCTCTCAATACCAAGAAAAAAATTAATTCAGTTTATAATTCTCTGATTGAAAAGATGAGCGGATTAATGGGAGGAGAAATCACGATTTCTAGTCTAGAATCGATCGCACCTATTCAATTTTCTTTTAAATTCGATGAAAGCAAAGATTTACCCATGTATCTAGCTTCATCTTCAGTCAATCAGTTGACTATCTTGTATCTTTATCTCAAATATTGGGCCAAGGAAAAAAACAATTTTTTGATGATAGATGAACCAGAAGTTAATTTGCATCCCGAAAATCAAATTCGCTTAATGGATATTTTAGTTCAATTTGTCACCGAGCATAATAATCGGGTTTTGATCACCACCCATAGCCCAATTTTAACCGATATTCTCAACAATTATGTTTATCTTCATACCTTAAAAAGTTATGATGTTGATGTCACAAAAATTATTGAGGATAATCAATTAAAAAATTTAAATCCAGAAATTTCAATTGCTAAAGAAGACTTAGGGGTTTACTTTTTCACAGGTGATAAAATTATTGATTATGGAACCAGTCAATATGGTGTTTATTTTCGTAATTTTACAGAAGTTATCAACTCCGTGCAGAAATCTGGAGAAATTTTAACCAATCATATCTATTTAGCAGAGAATGAGTAAGTCTAACTCAAAAAAAGAAATATTTTCCCTTAGACAAGAGTTTCACCAAGCTTTAAAAAATCGGGTTTTATTGAAGAAATCTGCCTTAGTCAGGATGCGTATATTGAAATTCAAGAAACAAATAAGAGCGATTTAAAGAAAGTAGTTATTAATCACTTACAGTTATCGTCTAAAAATGACAAAAATATATCTATAGAAGTAGATAAAATCTGGGTTATCAATTTAGAAAAAGAGTTACCCGGTATCTCTGCTTCTGGCAAAACCCCTGAAAAAGCTATATTAGTTTTACAGAGAAAAGTCGATGATGCTGGTAAAATTCTCAATTATCATCTGCAAATTTGTTTAGTTGAACTCAAAGCATCCCTACAGGCAAAAAAAGACAAAGAAAGCACATTAAAGCAGCTTGCTGGTAAATTTCAAAGCGGGATGAATAGAATCTATATGCTTCTGACTCTCAATAATCATGCTAATCCCCAGAAAAACTATCAAGATACAGAAATATTTGTGCATTTCAGAGGAATCATTTTTTATAATCGTAACGAAATTAGTGAGATTGCCAAAGAAAATGAGCCAGACTATAATTCGCGCGAGAGTACCTTATATAAAATTCTCTCTCAATCTACAACATCAAATTTATTAACCCTAGAAACCCTATTAGAAGAACGAGATAAAATCGTCGTTAGGTTTATCCAAAATCCCAATCAAAATCAAAATTATATCACCATAGGACTGAAAGATTTACTCTGAATAAATGCTGCTTCTCTGCAATCTTGACAAGCTTTTTAGCTGGCAGCATTTCACTGTTTACTGTTTACTGGACGGCTACGCCGTGCCTTTGGCAACACTGAAAAAAAACCGCCACTCTCCTATACCTTTTAAACAGTATTTAGTATAATTTTGATGGG
This Microcystis wesenbergii NRERC-220 DNA region includes the following protein-coding sequences:
- the alaS gene encoding alanine--tRNA ligase, with the protein product MSNHLSGSEIRQRFLDFFAARNHKILPSASLVPEDPTVLLTIAGMLPFKPIFLGQKTPEFPRATTSQKCIRTNDIENVGRTARHHTFFEMLGNFSFGDYFKEQAIAWAWELSTEVFNLPPERLVVSVFKEDEEAFAIWRDKIGIPAHRIQKMGEADNFWVSGPTGPCGPCSEIYYDFHPELGDKTIDLEDDSRFIEFYNLVFMQYNRDADGNLTPLANKNIDTGMGLERMAQILQKVANNYETDLIFPIVAEAARLAAIDYQKADEKTKVSLKVIGDHVRSVVHMIADGISASNTDRGYVLRRLIRRVVRHGRLIGIEGQFITKVAEVAIALSESVYGNVRERETVIKAELEREEARFLETLERGEKLLESILEKEKSQISGVDAFTLYDTYGFPLELTQEIAEEQGLSVDTAGFEQEMKKQQQRSKAAHETIDLTVQGSLDKLAEHIHPTEFLGYTDLQANATVTAVLVTGKTVESAAAGTEVQIVLDQTPFYAESGGQIGDKGYLTGDNLVIRVEDVQKESGIFIHFGRIERGIVTTGDTINAQIDRSCRRRAQANHTATHLLQSALKKLVDGGISQAGSLVSFERLRFDFNCPRPLTGAELQQVEEQINTWIAEAHDTEIAVMGLEEAKQKGAIAMFGEKYGSEVRVIDIPSVSMELCGGTHVKNTAEIGLFKIISETGIAAGIRRIEAVAGPAVLAYLNERDQVVRDLCDRFKVKPLEIPDRITALQSELKGTQKQLEAVKQELALNKSDALLSQAESIGEFKLLVASLGDIDANALMAAAERLQQKLGEGAVILASTPAADKVSLVAAFSPRVIKDKGLQAGKFIGVIAKICAGGGGGRPNLAQAGGRDASKLSEALAKAKSQLTSSLQ
- a CDS encoding AAA family ATPase, which codes for MELLIKNLGSIRNNNQAIDLTKKFYTFIGYNNSGKTLVSQLLWTIFNDDNIRKFSENTQIDSLVIDSEKPIKKITINQELIDEILNKFSRFIEKEVVNTYNLDASIKETIIGSNKLIFQANIKEFKETKFKTTFLVRVAGNNDLEYLQISKGKGSLTINIKENNIPEKVFDKIPRDFFERAKPYKESVIIPSIIRVLLSHAEDTFFIPASRSFFPVFYQYIYEIERNKRIESNRLFLELIENIDDDSDSHEDKLKRLREQLPKRSYTEPMNKVIESLYSLNTKKKINSVYNSLIEKMSGLMGGEITISSLESIAPIQFSFKFDESKDLPMYLASSSVNQLTILYLYLKYWAKEKNNFLMIDEPEVNLHPENQIRLMDILVQFVTEHNNRVLITTHSPILTDILNNYVYLHTLKSYDVDVTKIIEDNQLKNLNPEISIAKEDLGVYFFTGDKIIDYGTSQYGVYFRNFTEVINSVQKSGEILTNHIYLAENE